In Humulus lupulus chromosome 7, drHumLupu1.1, whole genome shotgun sequence, the following are encoded in one genomic region:
- the LOC133791956 gene encoding regulator of telomere elongation helicase 1 homolog, with amino-acid sequence MEEFSKLFVGSIFLTSSTLSPMDSFAQELKLDFPVRLENPHVIKFSQIWAGVVPVGPSGYPFNSSYRSRDTLEYKQELGNAIDKQSERVISRFDFNVSVNFARIVLDGLLVFFPSYYLLDQCIGCWKKMSHANSTTLWERICRHKKPVVEPRQSFLFSESIEDYMAKLKDSSTSGAIFFDVCRGKVSEGLDFADHVGRAVIVTGMPFATMTDHKV; translated from the exons ATGGAGGAATTCTCCAAATTGTTTGTGGGTTCTATTTTTTTAACATCTAGCACATTATCTCCAATGGATTCATTTGCTCAGGAATTGAAACT AGACTTTCCAGTGAGGTTGGAGAACCCTCATGTTATAAAATTTAGTCAGATATGGGCTGGAGTTGTACCAGTTGGTCCATCGGGCTACCCTTTCAATTCCTCTTACAGGAGTCGTGATACTCTTGAATACAAGCAAGAGCTTGGTAATGCTATAG ATAAGCAGTCTGAG CGCGTGATTTCAAGGTTTGATTTCAATGTTTCAGTCAATTTTGCTCGAATTGTTCTTGATGGGCTGCTTGTATTCTTTCCATCTTACTACCTTTTGGACCAATGCATTGGGTGCTGGAAGAAAATG AGTCATGCAAATTCAACAACATTATGGGAAAGAATCTGCAGGCATAAGAAACCTGTTGTAGAACCTAGACAATCTTTTTTGTTTTCTGAGTCAATTGAG GATTACATGGCTAAGCTGAAGGACTCCTCAACTTCTGGTGCAATATTTTTTGATGTGTGTCGTGGTAAG GTAAGTGAAGGATTAGATTTTGCTGATCACGTTGGAAGAGCTGTAATCGTCACTGGTATGCCATTTGCCACAATGACAGATCATAAGGTTTGA